One segment of Carya illinoinensis cultivar Pawnee chromosome 1, C.illinoinensisPawnee_v1, whole genome shotgun sequence DNA contains the following:
- the LOC122276354 gene encoding auxin-responsive protein IAA13 isoform X3, which translates to MDGTLGLLSGGGGSGGGGSSGASANESTVSKVEVVEQDFVGMSSEASSYPAEAELELGLGLSLGGGGGAVKAKPCTWGERGRILTAKDFPSVVSHGSSTPSRFSDRATAAAVGPVSGTKRAADSVCQEGGSPTGGSSQVVGWPPIRAYRMNSLVNQAKSQRAEEDKLIGEKDKSPDATKKKIYTKAETNAKEKCHLGFVKVNIDGVPIGRKVDLNAHSCYATLAQMLEDMFFRSATTVKSMGGEKEQLTKPSKLLDGSSEFVLTYEDKDGDWMLVGDVPWGMFLGSVKRLRIMRTSEANGLAPRFHERNERQRSKPI; encoded by the exons ATGGATGGTACTCTTGGTTTACtaagtggtggtggtggtagtgGAGGTGGTGGTTCTTCTGGGGCATCCGCTAATGAGTCCACTGTATCAAAGGTGGAGGTGGTGGAGCAAGACTTTGTGGGCATGTCCTCTGAGGCATCCTCGTACCCGGCAGAGGCTGAGCTCGAGCTGGGTCTTGGTCTGAGCctaggtggtggtggtggtgctgtAAAGGCTAAGCCTTGTACATGGGGAGAGCGTGGTCGAATCTTGACTGCCAAAGACTTTCCTTCTGTGGTCTCCCATGGTTCCTCAACTCCGTCTCGTTTCTCAGACAGAGCCACTGCTGCTGCTGTTGGCCCTGTTTCTGGAACTAAGAGAGCTGCTGACTCTGTTTGTCAGGAGGGTGGATCTCCTACTGGTGGCAG CAGCCAGGTCGTGGGATGGCCACCAATAAGGGCTTATAGGATGAACAGCTTAGTTAATCAGGCAAAGAGTCAAAGGGCTGAAGAAGACAAGCTGATTGGCGAGAAAGATAAATCCCCCGATGCtacaaagaagaaaatttatacAAAGGCTGAAACTAATGCTAAAGAAAAATGTCATCTTGGGTTTGTGAAGGTGAATATAGATGGAGTTCCAATTGGAAGAAAGGTTGATTTGAATGCTCATTCTTGCTATGCGACTTTGGCCCAAATGCTGGAAGACATGTTCTTTAGGTCCGCTACAACTGTCAAATCAATGG GTGGAGAGAAGGAACAATTGACAAAGCCCTCTAAGCTCTTGGATGGTTCATCTGAATTTGTGCTCActtatgaagataaagatggaGACTGGATGCTTGTGGGAGATGTTCCATGGGG GATGTTCCTTGGCTCTGTGAAACGACTCCGAATCATGAGGACCTCTGAGGCTAATGGACTTG CTCCAAGATTTcatgaaaggaatgaaagacAAAGAAGCAAGCCCATATGA
- the LOC122276354 gene encoding auxin-responsive protein IAA13 isoform X1 has translation MDGTLGLLSGGGGSGGGGSSGASANESTVSKVEVVEQDFVGMSSEASSYPAEAELELGLGLSLGGGGGAVKAKPCTWGERGRILTAKDFPSVVSHGSSTPSRFSDRATAAAVGPVSGTKRAADSVCQEGGSPTGGSSQVVGWPPIRAYRMNSLVNQAKSQRAEEDKLIGEKDKSPDATKKKIYTKAETNAKEKCHLGFVKVNIDGVPIGRKVDLNAHSCYATLAQMLEDMFFRSATTVKSMGSGGEKEQLTKPSKLLDGSSEFVLTYEDKDGDWMLVGDVPWGMFLGSVKRLRIMRTSEANGLAPRFHERNERQRSKPI, from the exons ATGGATGGTACTCTTGGTTTACtaagtggtggtggtggtagtgGAGGTGGTGGTTCTTCTGGGGCATCCGCTAATGAGTCCACTGTATCAAAGGTGGAGGTGGTGGAGCAAGACTTTGTGGGCATGTCCTCTGAGGCATCCTCGTACCCGGCAGAGGCTGAGCTCGAGCTGGGTCTTGGTCTGAGCctaggtggtggtggtggtgctgtAAAGGCTAAGCCTTGTACATGGGGAGAGCGTGGTCGAATCTTGACTGCCAAAGACTTTCCTTCTGTGGTCTCCCATGGTTCCTCAACTCCGTCTCGTTTCTCAGACAGAGCCACTGCTGCTGCTGTTGGCCCTGTTTCTGGAACTAAGAGAGCTGCTGACTCTGTTTGTCAGGAGGGTGGATCTCCTACTGGTGGCAG CAGCCAGGTCGTGGGATGGCCACCAATAAGGGCTTATAGGATGAACAGCTTAGTTAATCAGGCAAAGAGTCAAAGGGCTGAAGAAGACAAGCTGATTGGCGAGAAAGATAAATCCCCCGATGCtacaaagaagaaaatttatacAAAGGCTGAAACTAATGCTAAAGAAAAATGTCATCTTGGGTTTGTGAAGGTGAATATAGATGGAGTTCCAATTGGAAGAAAGGTTGATTTGAATGCTCATTCTTGCTATGCGACTTTGGCCCAAATGCTGGAAGACATGTTCTTTAGGTCCGCTACAACTGTCAAATCAATGG GATCAGGTGGAGAGAAGGAACAATTGACAAAGCCCTCTAAGCTCTTGGATGGTTCATCTGAATTTGTGCTCActtatgaagataaagatggaGACTGGATGCTTGTGGGAGATGTTCCATGGGG GATGTTCCTTGGCTCTGTGAAACGACTCCGAATCATGAGGACCTCTGAGGCTAATGGACTTG CTCCAAGATTTcatgaaaggaatgaaagacAAAGAAGCAAGCCCATATGA
- the LOC122276354 gene encoding auxin-responsive protein IAA13 isoform X4 — protein MDGTLGLLSGGGGSGGGGSSGASANESTVSKVEVVEQDFVGMSSEASSYPAEAELELGLGLSLGGGGGAVKAKPCTWGERGRILTAKDFPSVVSHGSSTPSRFSDRATAAAVGPVSGTKRAADSVCQEGGSPTGGSQVVGWPPIRAYRMNSLVNQAKSQRAEEDKLIGEKDKSPDATKKKIYTKAETNAKEKCHLGFVKVNIDGVPIGRKVDLNAHSCYATLAQMLEDMFFRSATTVKSMGGEKEQLTKPSKLLDGSSEFVLTYEDKDGDWMLVGDVPWGMFLGSVKRLRIMRTSEANGLAPRFHERNERQRSKPI, from the exons ATGGATGGTACTCTTGGTTTACtaagtggtggtggtggtagtgGAGGTGGTGGTTCTTCTGGGGCATCCGCTAATGAGTCCACTGTATCAAAGGTGGAGGTGGTGGAGCAAGACTTTGTGGGCATGTCCTCTGAGGCATCCTCGTACCCGGCAGAGGCTGAGCTCGAGCTGGGTCTTGGTCTGAGCctaggtggtggtggtggtgctgtAAAGGCTAAGCCTTGTACATGGGGAGAGCGTGGTCGAATCTTGACTGCCAAAGACTTTCCTTCTGTGGTCTCCCATGGTTCCTCAACTCCGTCTCGTTTCTCAGACAGAGCCACTGCTGCTGCTGTTGGCCCTGTTTCTGGAACTAAGAGAGCTGCTGACTCTGTTTGTCAGGAGGGTGGATCTCCTACTGGTGGCAG CCAGGTCGTGGGATGGCCACCAATAAGGGCTTATAGGATGAACAGCTTAGTTAATCAGGCAAAGAGTCAAAGGGCTGAAGAAGACAAGCTGATTGGCGAGAAAGATAAATCCCCCGATGCtacaaagaagaaaatttatacAAAGGCTGAAACTAATGCTAAAGAAAAATGTCATCTTGGGTTTGTGAAGGTGAATATAGATGGAGTTCCAATTGGAAGAAAGGTTGATTTGAATGCTCATTCTTGCTATGCGACTTTGGCCCAAATGCTGGAAGACATGTTCTTTAGGTCCGCTACAACTGTCAAATCAATGG GTGGAGAGAAGGAACAATTGACAAAGCCCTCTAAGCTCTTGGATGGTTCATCTGAATTTGTGCTCActtatgaagataaagatggaGACTGGATGCTTGTGGGAGATGTTCCATGGGG GATGTTCCTTGGCTCTGTGAAACGACTCCGAATCATGAGGACCTCTGAGGCTAATGGACTTG CTCCAAGATTTcatgaaaggaatgaaagacAAAGAAGCAAGCCCATATGA
- the LOC122276354 gene encoding auxin-responsive protein IAA13 isoform X2 — MDGTLGLLSGGGGSGGGGSSGASANESTVSKVEVVEQDFVGMSSEASSYPAEAELELGLGLSLGGGGGAVKAKPCTWGERGRILTAKDFPSVVSHGSSTPSRFSDRATAAAVGPVSGTKRAADSVCQEGGSPTGGSQVVGWPPIRAYRMNSLVNQAKSQRAEEDKLIGEKDKSPDATKKKIYTKAETNAKEKCHLGFVKVNIDGVPIGRKVDLNAHSCYATLAQMLEDMFFRSATTVKSMGSGGEKEQLTKPSKLLDGSSEFVLTYEDKDGDWMLVGDVPWGMFLGSVKRLRIMRTSEANGLAPRFHERNERQRSKPI; from the exons ATGGATGGTACTCTTGGTTTACtaagtggtggtggtggtagtgGAGGTGGTGGTTCTTCTGGGGCATCCGCTAATGAGTCCACTGTATCAAAGGTGGAGGTGGTGGAGCAAGACTTTGTGGGCATGTCCTCTGAGGCATCCTCGTACCCGGCAGAGGCTGAGCTCGAGCTGGGTCTTGGTCTGAGCctaggtggtggtggtggtgctgtAAAGGCTAAGCCTTGTACATGGGGAGAGCGTGGTCGAATCTTGACTGCCAAAGACTTTCCTTCTGTGGTCTCCCATGGTTCCTCAACTCCGTCTCGTTTCTCAGACAGAGCCACTGCTGCTGCTGTTGGCCCTGTTTCTGGAACTAAGAGAGCTGCTGACTCTGTTTGTCAGGAGGGTGGATCTCCTACTGGTGGCAG CCAGGTCGTGGGATGGCCACCAATAAGGGCTTATAGGATGAACAGCTTAGTTAATCAGGCAAAGAGTCAAAGGGCTGAAGAAGACAAGCTGATTGGCGAGAAAGATAAATCCCCCGATGCtacaaagaagaaaatttatacAAAGGCTGAAACTAATGCTAAAGAAAAATGTCATCTTGGGTTTGTGAAGGTGAATATAGATGGAGTTCCAATTGGAAGAAAGGTTGATTTGAATGCTCATTCTTGCTATGCGACTTTGGCCCAAATGCTGGAAGACATGTTCTTTAGGTCCGCTACAACTGTCAAATCAATGG GATCAGGTGGAGAGAAGGAACAATTGACAAAGCCCTCTAAGCTCTTGGATGGTTCATCTGAATTTGTGCTCActtatgaagataaagatggaGACTGGATGCTTGTGGGAGATGTTCCATGGGG GATGTTCCTTGGCTCTGTGAAACGACTCCGAATCATGAGGACCTCTGAGGCTAATGGACTTG CTCCAAGATTTcatgaaaggaatgaaagacAAAGAAGCAAGCCCATATGA